The Daucus carota subsp. sativus chromosome 2, DH1 v3.0, whole genome shotgun sequence genome includes a window with the following:
- the LOC108206302 gene encoding 3-ketoacyl-CoA synthase 12: MDHLILYLFPLLSLVLIVLKMIDKKRNQCCYILDYQCYKPTDDRKLSTEFSGDIIKRNKNLGLSEYRFLLKAIVGSGIGEETYAPRMVFDGREANPTYEDGITEMDEFFQDSIQKLFAKTGVSAKDIDVLVVNVATMTTSPCLASRIINHYKMREDIKTYNISGMGCSASIISINIVESIFKCRKNVNALVVTSESLSPNWYSGNNKSMILTNCLFRSGGCAILLTNKASLRHRAMFKLKCLVRTHHGARDDSYASCTQMEDEEGRIGIYLGKNLPKAATRAFVDNLKVITPKILPIREILRYAVLVILRKLNTNSKKGPRPMINFKTGVDHFCLHTGGKAVIDAVGNSLGLNEHDLEPARMTLHRFGNTSASSIWYVLGYMEAKKRFKKGDRVFMISFGAGFKCNSCLWEVARDLDDGNCWKECDIDKYPPTSFVNPFMEQYGWVNDEDIDTFVLPE, encoded by the coding sequence ATGGACCATCTCATTTTGTACTTGTTTCCTCTCTTGTCTTTGGTCTTGATAGTACTCAAGATGATTGATAAAAAGAGAAACCAGTGCTGCTACATACTGGATTACCAGTGTTACAAGCCGACCGATGATCGAAAGCTCAGCACGGAGTTTTCGGGAGATATAATCAAGAGGAACAAGAACCTGGGGCTGAGTGAGTACAGGTTTCTGTTGAAAGCCATTGTGGGATCCGGCATTGGTGAAGAAACTTACGCGCCGAGGATGGTTTTTGATGGCCGAGAAGCGAATCCAACTTACGAAGATGGGATCACCGAGATGGATGAGTTTTTTCAAGATAGCATTCAGAAGCTATTCGCGAAAACTGGAGTTTCGGCTAAAGATATTGATGTGCTTGTTGTGAATGTGGCTACGATGACTACGAGCCCGTGTTTGGCTTCGAGGATCATTAATCACTACAAGATGAGGGAGGATATCAAGACTTATAATATCTCGGGGATGGGGTGTAGTGCGAGCATTATTTCGATTAATATTGTTGAGAGTATTTTTAAGTGTCGAAAGAATGTGAATGCGCTTGTGGTGACATCCGAATCTTTGAGTCCTAACTGGTATTCGGGGAATAATAAGTCCATGATTCTGACGAATTGTTTGTTTAGGTCAGGAGGGTGCGCGATTTTGTTGACGAACAAGGCGAGTTTGAGGCACAGAGCGATGTTCAAGCTCAAGTGTTTGGTTCGAACGCACCATGGCGCGAGAGACGATTCGTATGCAAGTTGTACGCAGATGGAGGATGAAGAAGGCCGAATTGGAATTTACCTTGGGAAGAATCTCCCCAAGGCCGCAACTCGGGCATTCGTCGATAATCTCAAAGTGATAACACCGAAAATATTGCCAATAAGAGAAATTCTTAGGTACGCGGTCCTTGTGATTTTACGGAAATTGAATACGAATTCGAAGAAAGGACCAAGGCCGATGATCAACTTCAAGACTGGAGTGGATCATTTCTGCCTACACACTGGAGGAAAGGCGGTGATCGACGCTGTCGGCAACAGCCTTGGCCTAAATGAGCATGACCTGGAGCCTGCCCGAATGACGCTCCACAGATTCGGCAACACATCAGCTAGTAGCATATGGTATGTCTTGGGATACATGGAAGCCAAGAAGAGATTTAAAAAAGGTGACCGAGTTTTCATGATAAGTTTCGGTGCAGGGTTCAAGTGTAACAGTTGTTTGTGGGAAGTGGCTAGAGATTTGGATGATGGGAACTGCTGGAAAGAATGTGACATTGACAAGTACCCACCAACAAGCTTCGTTAATCCATTTATGGAGCAGTATGGTTGGGTGAATGATGAAGATATCGACACATTTGTTCTTCCTGAATGA
- the LOC108205812 gene encoding nudix hydrolase 9 — translation MQPNAADDSASPFKLLLSCPSGLYPSQVSVVFDASFDRIPHPDVQLENSISEIWNRKSQHSSLLFNGSKFRYAGHSSSNVADSSQVASACLHLGLTDYRTFVGTNLNPMWEKFIVESQDECSRCQHTSNPLGNGAVVETSDKRILVLQRSNNVGEFPGHFVFPGGHPEPGEVGITAHQSNQDTELINKMISQEMFDSISREVVEEIGVPAESLCTPIFIGLSLRAINVRPAAFFFIKCNLPSEEIQQLYSSAKDAYESTQLYIVPMSELESMASNMPGCHQGGYALYKLMLDAMK, via the exons ATGCAACCAAATGCCGCCGACGATAGCGCTTCTCCGTTCAAGCTTTTACTCTCGTGTCCCTCTGGTCTCTATCCCTCACAG gTCTCAGTAGTTTTTGATGCTTCGTTCGATCGTATTCCTCATCCAGATGTTCAACTGGAGAATTCGATTTCTGAG ATATGGAATCGAAAGAGTCAGCACTCATCATTGTTGTTCAATGGAAGTAAATTCAGG TATGCAGGGCATAGCTCCTCTAATGTGGCGGATTCTAGTCAAGTGGCCAGTGCATGTTTACATCTTGGTCTGACAGATTATAG AACTTTTGTTGGTACAAACTTAAACCCAATGTGGGAAAAGTTTATAGTTGAATCACAAG ATGAATGTTCAAGGTGTCAACATACCTCAAATCCACTGGGTAATGGTGCAGTTGTAGAGACATCTGACAAGAGGATACTGGTACTGCAGAGAAGCAACAATGTTGGAGAATTTCCTGGACATTTTGTGTTTCCTGGAGGACATCCAGAG CCTGGTGAAGTCGGAATAACAGCTCATCAGTCTAATCAAGATACTGAGctcattaataaaatgatatccCAAGAAATGTTTGACAGCATCAGTCGTGAAGTAGTGGAAGAAATTGGAGTTCCTGCAGAGTCTCTT TGCACCCCCATATTCATTGGCCTGTCTCTTAGGGCAATTAATGTTAGACCAGCTGCTTTTTTCTTCATAAAATGCAACCTTCCTTCAGAAGAAATCCAACAATTATATTCCAGTGCAAAAGATGCCTACGAGTCTACACAACTTTACATTGTGCCTATG AGCGAGTTAGAGAGCATGGCATCTAATATGCCTGGCTGCCACCAAGGAGGATATGCACTCTACAAGCTGATGTTAGATGCTATGAAGTAA
- the LOC108207951 gene encoding ankyrin repeat-containing protein At5g02620 encodes MEEAPVTAPRKKMTKQLTGKRDDNQLHSACRAGNVSLMRKLFSECNEEELAELLSKQNSSGETPLYVAVEYGYVELVRELIEYYDLATAGIKARNGFDALHIAAKQGDLDMVKVLMEAHPELSMTVDMANTTALHTAATQGHREVVYYLLEMESSLANIARSNGKTALHSAARNGHVDIVKALLSKEPGLATRTDKKGQTALQMAAKGQNMEVVEELIRADPSSINMTDNKGNTALHTATRKGRVQIVRVLLAQSETDKKIVNRSNETALDTAEKTSQAEIAPILQEHGVQSVKSMPKANPARELKQTVSDIKHEVHHQLEHTRQTRKRVQGIAKRLNKMHSEGLNNAINSTTVVAVLIATVAFAAIFTVPGQYVDDPKDVTPGTSLGEANIAPRVSFLIFFIFDSIALFISLAVVVVQTSVVVIESKAKKQMMAVINKLMWLACVLISVAFLALSFVVVGEHERWLAIGVTIIGTTIMATTLGTMLYWVIMHRIEASNLRSIRKSSRESRSQRSLPASINSDTELANEFKKMYAI; translated from the exons ATGGAGGAAGCACCAGTGACTGCTCCCAGGAAAAAGATGACAAAACAATTGACTGGGAAACGAGACGATAATCAGCTCCATTCTGCTTGTAGAGCTGGAAATGTTAGTTTGATGAGGAAACTCTTTAGTGAATGTAATGAAGAAGAATTGGCAGAATTGTTGTCGAAGCAGAATTCTTCTGGTGAAACACCCCTTTATGTTGCGGTGGAATATGGTTATGTTGAGCTAGTTCGAGAGTTGATTGAATACTATGATCTAGCTACTGCTGGAATCAAAGCAAGAAATGGTTTTGATGCACTCCATATTGCTGCAAAACAAGGGGACTTGG ATATGGTTAAGGTGCTTATGGAGGCTCATCCTGAGCTGTCAATGACTGTTGATATGGCGAACACGACTGCTTTGCATACAGCTGCCACTCAAGGACATAGGGAGGTTGTATATTATCTTTTGGAGATGGAAAGCAGCCTGGCTAATATAGCTCGAAGCAATGGTAAGACTGCCCTGCATTCTGCAGCAAGAAATGGTCATGTGGACATTGTCAAGGCCCTTCTGAGTAAGGAGCCTGGACTTGCAACACGTACTGACAAGAAGGGGCAGACTGCTTTACAAATGGCTGCCAAGGGTCAGAACATGGAGGTGGTGGAAGAGCTAATTAGGGCAGATCCTTCGTCAATAAATATGACTGATAATAAGGGCAATACAGCACTGCACACAGCAACAAGAAAAGGCAGGGTTCAG ATTGTTAGGGTGCTGCTAGCGCAGAGTGAAACTGACAAAAAAATTGTGAATAGGTCTAACGAAACAGCCCTAGATACGGCAGAGAAGACTAGCCAAGCTGAGATAGCCCCTATACTTCAAGAGCATGGTGTTCAAAGTGTGAAGTCAATGCCAAAAGCAAATCCAGCACGAGAGCTAAAACAAACAGTGAGTGACATAAAACATGAGGTCCACCACCAGCTAGAACATACTCGCCAAACTAGAAAACGCGTCCAAGGCATTGCCAAACGCCTCAACAAAATGCACTCGGAAGGCCTTAACAATGCCATCAACTCCACTACTGTTGTAGCTGTCCTCATTGCCACTGTTGCCTTTGCAGCAATATTTACTGTCCCAGGACAGTATGTTGATGATCCAAAAGATGTGACACCCGGAACTTCCTTGGGTGAAGCCAATATTGCTCCAAGAGTCTCATTTTTGATATTCTTTATCTTTGATTCCATTGCCCTTTTTATTTCTCTAGCTGTCGTCGTCGTGCAAACATCAGTGGTAGTTATAGAAAGCAAGGCAAAGAAACAAATGATGGCAGTGATAAACAAGCTTATGTGGTTGGCCTGTGTCCTAATTTCAGTTGCATTTTTGGCATTGTCATTTGTTGTGGTGGGGGAACATGAGAGGTGGCTAGCTATTGGCGTCACTATTATTGGGACGACAATCATGGCTACAACTTTGGGAACTATGTTATATTGGGTGATTATGCATCGTATTGAAGCTTCAAATTTGAGAAGCATTAGGAAGAGTTCACGGGAAAGCAGGTCTCAACGAAGCTTACCAGCCTCTATCAATTCAGATACAGAACTTGCCAATGAATTTAAGAAAATGTATGCTATATGA